A window from Eretmochelys imbricata isolate rEreImb1 chromosome 23, rEreImb1.hap1, whole genome shotgun sequence encodes these proteins:
- the DKKL1 gene encoding dickkopf-like protein 1 isoform X1, which produces MRARWLLVCALTVLLAGAEGSLLPPAARRLLGRFQHLLGGSRAELGQEEGRFEAPIDFRKLPPNYHTEEKEQRRVGNATLYSHREINKGSQTESREEGAGGGAEAEPVPGRHVLRIPRPGLAFLIIHLRRKARPGKASDTSWPDGASLSDRRHRLLAIRDGLMEAPRPPKKAPPLTLAWHKAVVRRPHFFFFFRKL; this is translated from the exons ATGCGGGCGCGGTGGCTGCTGGTCTGTGCCCTGACTGTGCTGCTGGCAGGGGCCGAGGGCTCCCTCTTGCCACCTGCTGCCCGTCGCCTGCTGGGCCGCTTCCAGCACCTGCTGGGGGGCAGCCGG GCGGAGTTGGGACAGGAGGAGGGGCGCTTCGAGGCCCCCATTGATTTCCGCAAGCTTCCCCCCAACTACCACACCGAGGAGAAAGAGCAGCGCAGGGTGGGGAACGCCACGCTGTACAGCCACCGTGAGATCAACAAG GGAAGCCAGACAGAGTCTAGAGAGGAAGGAGCAGGCGGTGGGGCAGAAGCAGAGCCTGTCCCAGGGAGACACGTCCTGCGGATCCCCCGCCCCGGGCTGGCCTTCCTCATCATCCACTTACGGCGCAAAGCCAGGCCCGGGAAGGCCTCTGACACCAGCTGGCCAGACGGCGCATCCCTTAGCGACAGGAGGCACAGGCTGCTAGCTATCCGGGATGGGCTGATGGAAGCCCCCCGCCCTCCGAAGAAAGCTCCCCCCCTTACCCTGGCCTGGCACAAAGCTGTAGTACGGAGGCcgcattttttcttcttcttcaggaAGCTGTag
- the DKKL1 gene encoding dickkopf-like protein 1 isoform X2: MRARWLLVCALTVLLAGAEGSLLPPAARRLLGRFQHLLGGSRAELGQEEGRFEAPIDFRKLPPNYHTEEKEQRRVGNATLYSHREINKVTDNKTGAMLFSDRMVTSIEQGERGLVERWRGSQTESREEGAGGGAEAEPVPGRHVLRIPRPGLAFLIIHLRRKARPGKASDTSWPDGASLSDRRHRLLAIRDGLMEAPRPPKKAPPLTLAWHKAVVRRPHFFFFFRKL; the protein is encoded by the exons ATGCGGGCGCGGTGGCTGCTGGTCTGTGCCCTGACTGTGCTGCTGGCAGGGGCCGAGGGCTCCCTCTTGCCACCTGCTGCCCGTCGCCTGCTGGGCCGCTTCCAGCACCTGCTGGGGGGCAGCCGG GCGGAGTTGGGACAGGAGGAGGGGCGCTTCGAGGCCCCCATTGATTTCCGCAAGCTTCCCCCCAACTACCACACCGAGGAGAAAGAGCAGCGCAGGGTGGGGAACGCCACGCTGTACAGCCACCGTGAGATCAACAAG GTGACAGACAACAAGACGGGCGCGATGCTGTTCTCTGACAGGATGGTGACCTCCATCGAGCAGGGGGAGCGGGGCCTGGTGGAGAGATGGCGg GGAAGCCAGACAGAGTCTAGAGAGGAAGGAGCAGGCGGTGGGGCAGAAGCAGAGCCTGTCCCAGGGAGACACGTCCTGCGGATCCCCCGCCCCGGGCTGGCCTTCCTCATCATCCACTTACGGCGCAAAGCCAGGCCCGGGAAGGCCTCTGACACCAGCTGGCCAGACGGCGCATCCCTTAGCGACAGGAGGCACAGGCTGCTAGCTATCCGGGATGGGCTGATGGAAGCCCCCCGCCCTCCGAAGAAAGCTCCCCCCCTTACCCTGGCCTGGCACAAAGCTGTAGTACGGAGGCcgcattttttcttcttcttcaggaAGCTGTag